Proteins from one Mercurialis annua linkage group LG7, ddMerAnnu1.2, whole genome shotgun sequence genomic window:
- the LOC126654733 gene encoding probable calcium-binding protein CML41 → MAKYNIPKPNKWFSNKGLRSSLTRSSSTLSSSPPSPMSPCTPKNNATKIKDELKEVFRHFDSDGDEKISALELRSFFGSVGEYMSHEEAETVINDLDSDGDKLMDFSDFLKLMKIENDDHDHDHDHDQDDDLKKAFEMFELEKGSGCITPRGLQKMLHRLGDSKSYDECVAMIHVFDIDGNGVLDYHEFYQMMA, encoded by the coding sequence ATGGCAAAATATAATATCCCAAAACCAAACAAATGGTTCTCCAACAAAGGTCTTAGGTCAAGTCTCACTCGTAGTTCATCAACCCTAAGTTCATCTCCTCCATCTCCTATGTCCCCATGCACGCCAAAAAACAATGCAACAAAGATTAAAGACGAGTTAAAAGAAGTTTTTCGCCATTTCGATTCGGACGGGGACGAAAAGATTTCGGCATTGGAGCTTAGGtcattttttggttcggttGGTGAGTATATGTCACATGAAGAAGCTGAAACTGTGATCAATGATCTTGATTCTGATGGAGATAAGTTGATGGATTTTAGTGATTTTTTGAAGttaatgaaaattgaaaatgatgATCATGATCATGATCATGATCATGATCAAGATGATGATCTTAAGAAGgcatttgaaatgtttgaattggagAAAGGATCGGGGTGTATAACACCTAGAGGATTGCAAAAAATGCTTCATCGATTAGGTGATTCGAAATCTTATGATGAATGTGTTGCTATGATTCATGTGTTTGACATTGATGGTAATGGTGTTCTTGATTATCATGAATTTTATCAGATGATGgcatag